The following proteins are encoded in a genomic region of Pyrus communis chromosome 11, drPyrComm1.1, whole genome shotgun sequence:
- the LOC137707881 gene encoding DEAD-box ATP-dependent RNA helicase 14, whose translation MAATATAAGPRYAPEDPTLPKPWRGLVDGKTGYLYFWNPETNVTQYDRPTSSAPPSKPSSAQSISSSVHVQQSSQGQRRPDEGDDRYSRGSNGGSKFDTGSRTQQTARSATVSHNTPSGTLSSHGGSSVKGNGSDTGSGLSAEAYSLRHEISVVGDNVPPPFTSFESTGFPSEILREVQSAGFSAPTPIQAQSWPVALQSRDIVAIAKTGSGKTLGYLLPGFIHLKRTRNNPQMGPTVLVLSPTRELATQIQDEAVKFGKSSRISCVCLYGGAPKGPQLRDIDRGADVVVATPGRLNDILEMKRISLHQVSYLVLDEADRMLDMGFEPQIRKIVKEIPARRQTLMYTATWPKEVRKIAADLLVKPVQVNIGNVDELVANKSITQYVEVLTSMEKHRRLEQILRSQEPGSKIIIFCSTKKMCDQLSRNLTRQFGAAAIHGDKSQSERDYVLNQFRSGRTPILVATDVAARGLDIKDIRVVINYDFPTGVEDYVHRIGRTGRAGATGLAYTFFGDQDAKYASDLIKVLEGANQRVPPEIRELASRGGGMNRFRRWGSGPSGGRDGGRGQNDSSYGGRDGGRGGGYGFTPSSGRYGQSNGYDRGRSPSPVKASGYRARSRSPERFDKALPTGGGSAGGWSFHKAMMERERSSPPRRRNAEEAEEGMIHPE comes from the exons ATGGCTGCCACTGCAACTGCTGCTGGTCCTCGATATGCTCCGGAGGACCCAACTCTCCCCAAACCATGGAGAGGTCTGGTTGATGGTAAAACGGGGTATCTTTACTTCTGGAACCCGGAGACCAACGTTACCCAATATGATAGGCCAACAAGCTCAGCACCTCCATCAAAGCCCTCTTCTGCACAGTCTATAAGTTCCTCGGTTCATGTTCAACAATCTTCACAAGGGCAACGTCGTCCTGATGAGGGAGATGATAGGTATAGCAGAGGCAGCAATGGTGGCTCGAAATTTGACACAGGATCAAGAACTCAGCAG ACTGCAAGAAGTGCAACAGTTTCTCATAATACCCCAAGTGGGACACTAAGTTCACATGGAGGATCTTCTGTGAAAGGAAATGGATCAGACACTGGAAGTGGTTTGTCTGCTGAGGCTTATAGTCTCCGCCATGAAATATCAGTTGTT GGTGATAATGTGCCTCCACCATTCACTTCATTTGAATCTACTGGCTTCCCATCTGAAATTCTTAGAGAG gtACAAAGTGCTGGTTTCTCTGCCCCAACTCCAATTCAAGCACAATCTTGGCCGGTTGCTCTTCAAAGTAGAGATATAGTAGCCATTGCTAAAACTGGTTCGGGGAAGACCTTGGGGTATTTGCTTCCAGGATTTATCCATCTCAAGCGCACCCGTAATAACCCTCAGATGGGTCCAACTGTATTGGTTTTATCACCAACTAGGGAGCTGGCAACACAGATTCAAGATGAGGCAGTGAAGTTTGGGAAGTCATCAAGGATATCTTGTGTG tGTTTGTATGGAGGAGCTCCAAAGGGACCACAGTTGAGAGATATTGACCGAGGAGCAGATGTTGTGGTTGCCACTCCTGGCCGCTTGAATGATATTCTTGAAATGAAGAGAATCAGTCTCCATCAAGTTTCTTATTTAGTGCTGGATGAGGCTGACCGGATGCTGGACATGGGTTTTGAACCACAAATAAGGAAGATTGTGAAGGAGATACCTGCTCGTCGCCAGACCCTAATGTATACCGCAACTTGGCCGAAGGAGGTTCGGAAGATTGCAGCGGATCTACTGGTCAAACCTGTTCAGGTTAACATTGGCAATGTTGATGAACTGGTTGCGAATAAGTCTATCACACAG TACGTTGAAGTACTGACCTCAATGGAGAAGCACAGACGACTGGAGCAGATATTGCGGTCTCAAGAGCCAGGGTCTAAGATAATTATCTTTTGTTCGACCAAGAAGATGTGTGATCAACTTTCTCGCAATCTAACCCGCCAGTTTGGAGCTGCTGCAATTCATGGCGACAAATCTCAGAGTGAGAGGGATTATGTGTTGAATCAATTTCGTTCTGGGAGGACTCCAATTCTTGTAGCAACTGACGTTGCAGCTCGAGGATTGGACATCAAGGACATAAG GGTGGTTATCAACTACGACTTCCCTACTGGAGTAGAGGATTATGTTCACAGGATTGGGAGAACTGGAAGAGCGGGCGCCACTGGCCTGGCTTATACATTTTTTGGTGATCAGGATGCTAAGTATGCATCAGATCTCATCAAAGTTTTGGAAGGTGCAAATCAGCGAGTACCCCCAGAAATTCGTGAGCTGGCTTCCCGTGGTGGTGGGATGAACAGGTTCAGACGTTGGGGTTCTGGGCCCAGTGGTGGTCGTGATGGGGGTCGTGGGCAAAATGATTCAAGTTACGGTGGAAGGGATGGTGGAAGGGGAGGAGGATATGGATTTACTCCCTCTTCTGGCAG GTATGGTCAATCCAATGGGTATGACAGAGGCCGCAGTCCCAGCCCTGTCAAGGCGTCGGGATATAGAGCCCGTAGCCGTAGTCCTGAGAGGTTTGACAAGGCTCTGCCAACAGGTGGTGGCTCTGCAGGTGGATGGAGTTTCCACAAAGCAATGATGGAAAGGGAGCGGTCATCGCCTCCACGTAGACGCAATGCTGAGGAAGCTGAGGAGGGAATGATACATCCAGAGTAA
- the LOC137707457 gene encoding DNA (cytosine-5)-methyltransferase DRM2, which yields MDGEDSNDFDWNTDDELEIENFTLSTSSSLTVGGEAIVRSGESSSSAGPSNTKVLDHFVAMGFSEKMVVKAIQEHGEENTDSILETLLTYSALESSPEEKQEVETLQEVEPQEVEPQEADSDDFSLDDYDESFLDDFSDLDSCSDTEDIINPTSEKGKIRALVNMGYTMEEASIAIERCGTDSTVAELTDFICAAQMARAEDALLPIEEKPGSHSYKKRKLLEYEILKKKKRQMRLCGNQGDDDETVHLPNPMVGFGTPTDPYVLTHRTLPEAAVGPPYFYYENVALAPKGVWTTISRFLYDVQPEFVDSKYFSAAARKRGYVHNLPIQNRFPLMPQPPDTIAKAFPLTRKWWPSWDNREKLNCLQTCIASAKLTERIRKAIEQFDGEPPERVQKYVLDECRKWNLVWVGRNKVAPLEPDEVEMLLGFPKNHTRGISRTDRYKSLGNSFQVDTVAYHLSVLKDMYPNGINVLSLFTGIGGAEVALHRLGVPLKNVISVEISEVNRNVVSSWWEQTNQRGRLQHVDDVQQLNGDHLEQYMSEFGGFDLVIGGSPCNNLAGSNRHHRDGLEGKDSALFYDFFRILDLVKNMMGGRNN from the exons ATg GATGGTGAAGACAGTAATGATTTTGACTGGAATACTGATGATGAGCTGGAAATTGAGAACTTTACGTTGTCTACTTCttcaagtttgacagttggtgGAGAAGCTATTGTGAGATCTGGGGAG TCGAGCTCATCGGCCGGTCCCTCCAATACCAAAGTTCTTGATCACTTTGTGGCAATGGGATTTTCTGAAAAGATGGTTGTCAAAGCAATTCAGGAACATG GAGAAGAAAATACAGATTCAATTCTGGAAACCCTCCTCACATATTCG GCTCTTGAGAGTTCTCCTGAAGAAAAGCAGGAAGTAGAAACGCTCCAGGAAGTAGAACCACAGGAAGTAGAACCGCAGGAAGCTGATTCTGATGACTTCTCTCTTGATGATTACGATGAGAGCTTTCTGGATGATTTTTCAGACTTGGATAGCTGTTCTGATACCGAG GATATCATAAATCCTACATCGGAGAAAGGGAAGATAAGGGCCTTGGTCAATATGGGGTACACAATGGAGGAGGCCTCAATAGCAATCGAAAGATGTG GTACAGACTCCACTGTTGCTGAGTTGACTGATTTTATATGTGCTGCTCAAATGGCACGGGCGGAAGATGCCCTTCTTCCGATTGAAGAGAAG CCTGGATCACATTCATACAAGAAGAGGAAACTTCTCGAGTATGAGATcctaaagaagaagaagaggcagATGCGGCTTTGTGGAAACCAAGGGGATGATGATGAGACGGTTCATCTCCCAAATCCAATGGTTGGGTTTGGCACCCCAACTGATCCATATGTGCTGACACATAGGACTCTCCCAGAGGCAGCTGTAGGGCCTCCATACTTCTACTATGAGAATGTTGCACTAGCTCCTAAAGGGGTTTGGACCACCATCTCCCGCTTCCTGTATGATGTGCAGCCGGAGTTTGTGGACTCAAAGTACTTTTCTGCTGCTGCAAGGAAGAGAGGTTATGTCCACAACCTCCCCATCCAGAATAGGTTTCCTCTCATGCCACAGCCCCCAGACACCATAGCCAAGGCATTTCCCTTGACAAGGAAATGGTGGCCTTCTTGGGACAATCGGGAAAAGCTAAACTGCTTGCAAACATGTATTGCGAGTGCTAAGTTGACTGAGAGGATCAGGAAGGCTATTGAGCAATTTGATGGGGAACCACCAGAGAGAGTCCAGAAATATGTCCTTGACGAATGCCGCAAGTGGAATCTGGTGTGGGTAGGGAGAAATAAGGTCGCCCCACTTGAGCCTGATGAAGTGGAGATGCTTTTGGGGTTCCCAAAAAACCACACAAGGGGAATAAGCCGGACTGACAGGTACAAGTCACTTGGGAATTCCTTCCAG GTTGACACTGTGGCATATCATCTGTCTGTGCTCAAGGATATGTATCCCAATGGCATCAACGTCCTCTCCCTCTTTACTGGCATTGGAGGGGCAGAAGTAGCCCTTCACCGGCTTGGTGTCCCTCTGAAGAATGTTATATCTGTAGAGATCTCAGAAGTGAACAGAAACGTTGTGAGCAGTTGGTGGGAGCAAACCAACCAGAGAGGGAGGTTGCAGCACGTTGATGACGTGCAGCAACTGAATGGCGATCACCTTGAGCAGTACATGAGCGAGTTTGGCGGATTTGATCTGGTGATTGGTGGGAGCCCGTGCAACAATCTAGCAGGCAGCAATCGACATCATCGTGATGGACTGGAGGGTAAGGATTCGGCCCTTTTTTACGACTTTTTCCGAATATTGGACTTGGTGAAGAACATGATGGGAGGAAGAAACAATTGA